A stretch of DNA from Lawsonibacter asaccharolyticus:
CCGGGGGGCTGCCCCCATCAATTGGGCGGTGCTCAACGGTGAGGAGGAGACCGGTGTCACCATCATGTATATGGCCCAGGAGCTGGATGCGGGGGACATCATCGCCCAGGCGTCCACCCCGATCGATCCCGAAGAGACGGTGGAGTCGGTTCATGATCGGCTGGCCGGGCTGGGCGCCCGGCTGCTGGTCCAGACAGTGTCCCGGCTGGAGGCCGGAACGGCGGAGCGTACCCCCCAGGACGGGGAACGGGCCACCTATGCGCCCATGCTTTCCCGGGAGCTCTCTCCCATTGATTGGACCCGCCCGGCCCGTGAGATCCACGACCAGATCCGGGGGCTGATCCCCTGGCCTGCCTCCAGCACCGACCTGCTGGGTGCTGGTGTGGTGAAGGTGTTTGGCGGTCGAGAGACCGGGGAGTCCACCAGCCGGCGGCCCGGCACCATCCTCTCTGCCGACAAACGGGGCATCCGGGTCGCCTGTGGAGATGGAAAGGTGCTCTGCTTGACAGAACTTCAGGCGCCTGGCAGTC
This window harbors:
- a CDS encoding methionyl-tRNA formyltransferase, whose translation is MTILFMGTPDFAVPSLEALIAAGHTICGVFTQPDRPKNRGMKLQAPPVKRIALAHDIPVFQPVTLKDGTALEEIRQLSPELIVVAAYGRLLPREILELPANGCINVHSSLLPKYRGAAPINWAVLNGEEETGVTIMYMAQELDAGDIIAQASTPIDPEETVESVHDRLAGLGARLLVQTVSRLEAGTAERTPQDGERATYAPMLSRELSPIDWTRPAREIHDQIRGLIPWPASSTDLLGAGVVKVFGGRETGESTSRRPGTILSADKRGIRVACGDGKVLCLTELQAPGSRRMSAADYLRGHPISAEED